From Terriglobales bacterium, the proteins below share one genomic window:
- a CDS encoding C39 family peptidase: MAVLTCAAMAQTVRWLDVPFVAQKPNGCGSAVISMVMQYWNAHGRQIPAETLDPDQIQAELYSPEERGIKTSAMSRYFQEHGFRSFAIKGQLHDLANHIAKGRPLIVALAPAQPSQPIHYVVVAGVNTSENVVLVNDPARRKLLKMDMRDFDKAWSRTDRWTLLVVPKT, from the coding sequence ATGGCAGTGCTCACGTGCGCTGCCATGGCGCAAACTGTCCGCTGGCTCGACGTTCCCTTCGTGGCGCAGAAACCGAATGGCTGCGGTTCTGCCGTTATTTCGATGGTAATGCAGTACTGGAACGCACACGGCCGTCAGATTCCGGCCGAGACTCTCGATCCCGATCAGATCCAGGCAGAGCTTTATTCGCCGGAAGAACGCGGCATCAAGACATCCGCCATGTCGCGGTACTTCCAGGAACACGGGTTTCGTTCTTTCGCGATCAAGGGTCAGTTGCACGACCTGGCGAACCACATTGCCAAAGGACGTCCTTTGATCGTGGCGCTGGCACCCGCCCAGCCTTCGCAGCCGATTCATTATGTAGTAGTCGCGGGCGTGAATACCTCGGAAAACGTGGTGCTAGTGAATGATCCGGCGCGGCGAAAACTGCTTAAGATGGATATGCGCGATTTCGACAAAGCGTGGTCGCGTACCGATCGCTGGACCCTGCTCGTTGTTCCGAAAACCTAG
- the rpsL gene encoding 30S ribosomal protein S12 produces MPTFNQLVKQGRTAPNYKTASPALQSSPQKRGVCTRVYTQTPKKPNSALRKVARVRLTNQIEVTTYIPGIGHNLQEHSIVLIRGGRVKDLPGVRYHVIRGTLDAVGVANRKQGRSKYGAKRPKS; encoded by the coding sequence GTGCCTACGTTTAATCAGTTGGTGAAGCAGGGCCGCACGGCGCCGAACTACAAGACGGCCAGCCCGGCTCTACAGAGTTCGCCGCAGAAGCGTGGTGTTTGCACCCGTGTGTACACCCAGACGCCAAAAAAGCCGAACTCGGCACTGCGCAAAGTCGCTCGTGTTCGCCTGACGAACCAGATCGAAGTGACGACTTACATCCCTGGCATCGGCCACAACCTGCAGGAGCACTCGATCGTGCTGATCCGCGGCGGCCGTGTGAAGGACCTGCCGGGTGTTCGTTATCACGTGATCCGTGGAACGCTGGATGCCGTTGGCGTCGCGAACCGCAAGCAGGGCCGTTCGAAGTATGGCGCGAAGCGCCCCAAGAGCTAA
- the rpsG gene encoding 30S ribosomal protein S7, producing MPRKGHASLKREVLPDPVYQSTLVTKFVNSMMWDGKKSTAENIFYDAMKKLESKGGDEALKLFKKAVENCKPLLEVKTRRVGGANYQVPVEVNPDRRTSLAIRWIVSYSRGRAEKGMTDKLSNELLDAANGRGGAVKKREDVHRMAEANKAFAHYRW from the coding sequence ATGCCTAGAAAAGGTCATGCATCGCTGAAACGTGAAGTTCTGCCGGATCCCGTGTACCAGTCAACGCTGGTCACCAAATTCGTGAACTCCATGATGTGGGACGGCAAGAAGAGCACGGCGGAGAACATCTTCTACGACGCCATGAAGAAGCTGGAGTCGAAGGGCGGCGACGAAGCCCTGAAGCTGTTCAAGAAGGCCGTCGAGAACTGCAAGCCGTTGCTCGAAGTGAAGACCCGCCGCGTGGGCGGCGCGAACTACCAGGTGCCGGTGGAAGTGAATCCGGACCGGCGCACTTCGCTGGCGATTCGCTGGATTGTCAGCTACTCGCGCGGACGTGCGGAAAAGGGCATGACCGATAAGTTGAGCAATGAATTGCTCGACGCGGCAAATGGGCGTGGCGGCGCAGTGAAGAAGCGCGAAGACGTCCACCGTATGGCGGAAGCGAACAAAGCATTCGCGCATTACCGCTGGTAA